A single window of Mangifera indica cultivar Alphonso chromosome 18, CATAS_Mindica_2.1, whole genome shotgun sequence DNA harbors:
- the LOC123201723 gene encoding aspartic proteinase CDR1-like: MVRMGTFLMATLFLNFITTLSHLHFTASRLTGLTLPVIHRDSPESPLYPGNLTQLERLLRMIKYSDARAAYLEAISAPNATIAYDKKIVLSMLRDSLFYIVKVGIGTPPVFMFLLLDTGSGLIWSQCKPCKKCYKQKMPMYDSLASTTYRKLPCNHPLCAGDKKIYECVNQQCVYDVSYGAGDVSTRGVSSLESFTVGLNDKPYVIQNLVFGCSDDTEIPVFEERGVLSGIMGFSLSPDSIVSQLSDQTGKRFSYCFPPFTQEVNFPRFVKFGNDIPKPPGVLPTTKFVAPPPGMFNYYLKLTDISVGSTLLGLQPGLFDIRQDGSGGFFIDSGTVISQIDQTTVGRNAYKAVMEAFQNHYDYFGYERIKGEVGEGFQLCYKNRPGILLKMTYHFEDYFYIVDSKYVHFHNEEQGYFCIALRPGNGRSILGAWFQQNKRIIYDMNLNVLQYYDEQCANDAPPP, encoded by the coding sequence ATGGTCAGAATGGGGACTTTCCTGATGGCCACTTTGTTTCTTAACTTCATTACAACATTATCCCATCTCCATTTCACTGCTTCAAGGCTCACCGGCCTGACTCTTCCAGTCATCCACCGGGACTCTCCAGAGTCTCCGTTATATCCTGGAAACCTCACTCAACTTGAAAGGCTTCTAAGGATGATCAAATACTCCGATGCCAGGGCTGCCTATTTGGAAGCAATTTCAGCTCCAAATGCAACAATTGCCTATGATAAAAAGATTGTTCTTTCGATGCTTCGTGATtctttattttacattgtaaaagTCGGGATCGGAACCCCGCCTGTATTTATGTTTCTGTTGCTGGACACCGGCAGTGGCCTCATATGGTCACAATGTAAGCCCTGCAAGAAATGTTACAAACAGAAAATGCCCATGTATGACTCTCTTGCATCAACCACTTACAGAAAACTTCCCTGCAATCATCCTCTTTGTGCtggtgataaaaaaatttacgaATGTGTCAATCAGCAGTGTGTATATGATGTCAGCTATGGCGCTGGAGATGTTTCCACCAGAGGCGTCTCCTCCCTGGAATCCTTCACAGTCGGGCTTAACGATAAACCATATGTCATTCAAAATCTGGTATTTGGCTGCTCTGACGATACTGAGATACCTGTATTCGAAGAACGGGGTGTGCTTTCAGGAATCATGGGATTCAGCTTATCTCCAGATTCAATAGTTTCACAATTGTCAGATCAAACCGGGAAAAGATTCTCATACTGTTTTCCCCCTTTCACACAGGAAGTGAACTTTCCCAGATTTGTAAAATTCGGAAATGATATTCCTAAGCCTCCAGGAGTTCTCCCGACAACTAAATTTGTAGCACCTCCTCCTGGAATGTTTAACTATTACCTGAAACTGACAGATATAAGCGTTGGCTCTACCCTGTTAGGATTGCAGCCCGGTCTCTTCGACATTCGACAGGATGGCAGTGGAGGGTTTTTCATAGACTCAGGGACAGTGATCTCTCAGATTGATCAAACAACTGTCGGCCGCAATGCTTACAAGGCAGTGATGGAGGCATTTCAGAATCATTATGACTACTTCGGGTATGAGAGGATCAAAGGAGAGGTTGGTGAGGGATTTCAGCTCTGTTACAAGAATCGGCCGGGCATTCTTTTGAAGATGACTTACCATTTTGAAGATTACTTTTACATTGTGGACTCTAAATATGTGCACTTTCATAATGAAGAGCAGGGGTATTTCTGCATTGCATTGAGGCCTGGAAATGGGAGAAGCATTCTGGGAGCATGGTTTCAGCAAAACAAGCGCATCATTTATGATATGAACTTGAATGTCCTTCAATACTATGACGAGCAATGTGCTAATGATGCTCCTCCTCCATAA